A region of Necator americanus strain Aroian chromosome I, whole genome shotgun sequence DNA encodes the following proteins:
- a CDS encoding hypothetical protein (NECATOR_CHRI.G175.T1) translates to MSSYSVYERADFFDPTYLNQIPISPYDFYQTPQHQNDPIANGEPVIPYGWRSDWSRPTEWLPPTQMLHAVPQEQRTYGYVEMPKPTDMKSMLLKPLTREPPANKPFRCQESDRSHVRCAIDDSLKAPH, encoded by the exons ATGTCGTCGTACAGCGTCTACGAACGTGCGGATTTCTTCGATCCAACCTACCTGAATCAAATCCCTATTTCGCCGTATGACTTCTACCAAACGCCGCAGCACCAAAACGATCCCATAGCCAATGGAGAGCCTGT CATTCCATACGGATGGCGTTCGGATTGGTCACGTCCCACCGAATGGCTACCTCCCACACAAATGCTCCATGCTGTTCCCCAGGAACAACGTACCTATGG CTATGTAGAGATGCCCAAACCAACCGATATGAAATCAATGCTGTTAAAACCGTTAACTCGCGAACCGCCTGCGAACAAACCTTTCAGATGTCAG GAGAGCGACCGTTCACATGTCCGATGTGCAATCGACGATTCTCTCAAAGCTCCTCACTAG